A region from the Ciconia boyciana chromosome 1, ASM3463844v1, whole genome shotgun sequence genome encodes:
- the LOC140653895 gene encoding solute carrier family 23 member 1-like isoform X4 — protein MTLSSDKELNGLDNPSFVGEDGSHYCSSLDHAACGPEEGGGMGHSGSKLAYSVTDVPPWYLCILLGIQHFLTAMGGLVAIPLILSKELCLQHDLLTQSHLISTIFFVSGICTLLQVLFGVRLPIIQGGTFAFLTPTLAMLSLPMWKCPAWTQNATLVNASSPEFIEVWQTRMREDYFFHSSVLSVPERCPCAAAVLPERQEVPSLPGLPLPDLPGAAGALPELAAVLCADSDRRPPCGPHCLRPPGPDGHPWGCFVPGSLVSAALPRPVGSANRQPGWDIWHLSWSDFLHAGVRGRLLCLRPPVWGPAAAEARHQPRHRGGRHRQPTGWGLGDGEWHHIVQRERGGPGHHQGRESNGDHCWCLCHAPERHLWESRGDACQHTHPCDRRHVPCDVRSYHSSGDFQFAGIIQLDQVIQVLLTTGMFVGGLLGFILDNTIPGTQEERGLLAWKNSHKGEVENSQLVSKVYDLPFGIGTKYCTVSWFWYLPTCPKRLPGGNRMDELKAAGQESSVKASSEKDSEIGADTRI, from the exons ATGACGCTCTCCTCAGACAAAGAGCTCAACGGGCTAGATAACCCCAGCTTCGTG GGTGAAGATGGGAGCCACTACTGCTCCTCACTGGATCATGCTGCCTGCGGCCCAGAGGAAGGCGGGGGCATGGGGCACAGCGGCAGCAAGCTTGCCTACAGCGTCACAGATGTGCCCCCCTGGTACCTGTGCATCCTGCTGGGCATTCAG CATTTCCTGACAGCCATGGGAGGTCTCGTAGCCATCCCGCTGATCCTCTCCAAGGAGCTTTGCCTCCAGCACGACCTTCTCACCCAGAGCCACCTGATCAGCACCATCTTCTTTGTCTCAGGGATTTGCACCCTGCTGCAAGTCCTCTTTGGAGTCAG GTTGCCTATTATTCAAGGAGGCACTTTTGCATTCCTGACCCCAACCTTGGCCATGCTGTCTCTCCCCATGTGGAAGTGCCCTGCCTGGACACAGAATGCTACCCTGGTGAATGCCTCTTCACCAGAGTTCATCGAAGTCTGGCAGACACGGATGCGAGAG GACTATTTCTTTCATAGTTCTGTTCTCTCAGTACCTGAAAGATGTCCCTGTGCCGCTGCCGTCTTACCAGAGAGGCAAGAAGTGCCATCTCTCCCCGGTCTACCTCTTCCAGATCTTCCCG gtgctgctggggctctcCCTGAGCTGGCTGCTGTGCTATGTGCTGACAGTGACCGACGTCCTCCCTGCGGACCCCACTGCCTACGGCCACCTGGCCCGGACGGACACCCGTGGGGATGTTTTGTCCCAGGCTCCCTGGTTTCGGCTGCCTTACCCAG GCCAGTGGGGAGTGCCAACCGTCAGCCTGGCTGGGATATTTGGCATCTTAGCTGGAGTGATTTCCTCCATGCTGGAGTCCGTGGGAGATTACTATGCCTGCGCCCGCCTGTCtggggccccgccgccgccgaaGCACGCCATCAGCCGCGGCATCGGGGTGGAAGGCATCGGCAGCCTACTGGCTGGGGCctgggggacggggaatggCACCACATCGTACAGCGAGAACGTGGGGGCCCTGGGCATCACCAAG GTAGGGAGTCGAATGGTGATCATTGCTGGTGCCTGTGCCATGCTCCTGAGCGGCATCTTTGGGAAAGTCGGGGCGATGCTTGCCAGCATACCCACCCCTGTGATCGGAGGCATGTTCCTTGTGATGTTCGGAGTTATCACAGCAGTGGGGATTTCCAATTTGCAG GAATCATCCAGCTGGACCAGGTGATCCAGGTGCTTCTCACCACTGGCATGTTTGTGGGTGGACTCCTGGGCTTTATCCTTGATAACACCATTCCAG GAACACAGGAGGAGCGGGGGCTCCTGGCGTGGAAGAACAGCCACAAGGGAGAGGTGGAGAACTCTCAGCTCGTTTCCAAGGTCTATGATCTTCCATTTGGCATAGGCACCAAATACTGCACTGTCTCTTGGTTTTGGTATCTCCCCACTTGTCCCAAAAGACTACCTGGTGGCAATAGAATGGATGAACTGAAGGCTGCTGGACAGGAAAGCAGTGTTAAAGCAAGCTCAGAAAAAGACTCTGAAATAGGTGCTGATACAAGGATATAA
- the LOC140653895 gene encoding solute carrier family 23 member 1-like isoform X1, which translates to MTLSSDKELNGLDNPSFVGEDGSHYCSSLDHAACGPEEGGGMGHSGSKLAYSVTDVPPWYLCILLGIQHFLTAMGGLVAIPLILSKELCLQHDLLTQSHLISTIFFVSGICTLLQVLFGVRLPIIQGGTFAFLTPTLAMLSLPMWKCPAWTQNATLVNASSPEFIEVWQTRMREVQGAIIVASCFQIFVGFSGLIGFLMRFIGPLTIAPTITLVALPLFDSAGDEAGQHWGIAFMTISFIVLFSQYLKDVPVPLPSYQRGKKCHLSPVYLFQIFPVLLGLSLSWLLCYVLTVTDVLPADPTAYGHLARTDTRGDVLSQAPWFRLPYPGQWGVPTVSLAGIFGILAGVISSMLESVGDYYACARLSGAPPPPKHAISRGIGVEGIGSLLAGAWGTGNGTTSYSENVGALGITKVGSRMVIIAGACAMLLSGIFGKVGAMLASIPTPVIGGMFLVMFGVITAVGISNLQYTDMNSSRNIFIFGFSVFAGLTVPNWASKNSTLLETGIIQLDQVIQVLLTTGMFVGGLLGFILDNTIPGTQEERGLLAWKNSHKGEVENSQLVSKVYDLPFGIGTKYCTVSWFWYLPTCPKRLPGGNRMDELKAAGQESSVKASSEKDSEIGADTRI; encoded by the exons ATGACGCTCTCCTCAGACAAAGAGCTCAACGGGCTAGATAACCCCAGCTTCGTG GGTGAAGATGGGAGCCACTACTGCTCCTCACTGGATCATGCTGCCTGCGGCCCAGAGGAAGGCGGGGGCATGGGGCACAGCGGCAGCAAGCTTGCCTACAGCGTCACAGATGTGCCCCCCTGGTACCTGTGCATCCTGCTGGGCATTCAG CATTTCCTGACAGCCATGGGAGGTCTCGTAGCCATCCCGCTGATCCTCTCCAAGGAGCTTTGCCTCCAGCACGACCTTCTCACCCAGAGCCACCTGATCAGCACCATCTTCTTTGTCTCAGGGATTTGCACCCTGCTGCAAGTCCTCTTTGGAGTCAG GTTGCCTATTATTCAAGGAGGCACTTTTGCATTCCTGACCCCAACCTTGGCCATGCTGTCTCTCCCCATGTGGAAGTGCCCTGCCTGGACACAGAATGCTACCCTGGTGAATGCCTCTTCACCAGAGTTCATCGAAGTCTGGCAGACACGGATGCGAGAG GTGCAAGGAGCTATCATTGTAGCTTCCTGCTTTCAAATCTTCGTTGGATTTTCTGGCCTGATTGGATTTCTGATGAGGTTCATCGGCCCCCTGACAATTGCCCCCACCATCACCTTGGTTGCACTACCTCTCTTTGACTCGGCTGGGGATgaggctgggcagcactggggcatAGCATTCAT GACTATTTCTTTCATAGTTCTGTTCTCTCAGTACCTGAAAGATGTCCCTGTGCCGCTGCCGTCTTACCAGAGAGGCAAGAAGTGCCATCTCTCCCCGGTCTACCTCTTCCAGATCTTCCCG gtgctgctggggctctcCCTGAGCTGGCTGCTGTGCTATGTGCTGACAGTGACCGACGTCCTCCCTGCGGACCCCACTGCCTACGGCCACCTGGCCCGGACGGACACCCGTGGGGATGTTTTGTCCCAGGCTCCCTGGTTTCGGCTGCCTTACCCAG GCCAGTGGGGAGTGCCAACCGTCAGCCTGGCTGGGATATTTGGCATCTTAGCTGGAGTGATTTCCTCCATGCTGGAGTCCGTGGGAGATTACTATGCCTGCGCCCGCCTGTCtggggccccgccgccgccgaaGCACGCCATCAGCCGCGGCATCGGGGTGGAAGGCATCGGCAGCCTACTGGCTGGGGCctgggggacggggaatggCACCACATCGTACAGCGAGAACGTGGGGGCCCTGGGCATCACCAAG GTAGGGAGTCGAATGGTGATCATTGCTGGTGCCTGTGCCATGCTCCTGAGCGGCATCTTTGGGAAAGTCGGGGCGATGCTTGCCAGCATACCCACCCCTGTGATCGGAGGCATGTTCCTTGTGATGTTCGGAGTTATCACAGCAGTGGGGATTTCCAATTTGCAG TACACAGATATGAACTCCTCCAGAAACATCTTTATCTTtggattttctgtgtttgctggCCTCACGGTTCCCAACTGGGCAAGCAAAAATAGCACACTGCTGGAAACAG GAATCATCCAGCTGGACCAGGTGATCCAGGTGCTTCTCACCACTGGCATGTTTGTGGGTGGACTCCTGGGCTTTATCCTTGATAACACCATTCCAG GAACACAGGAGGAGCGGGGGCTCCTGGCGTGGAAGAACAGCCACAAGGGAGAGGTGGAGAACTCTCAGCTCGTTTCCAAGGTCTATGATCTTCCATTTGGCATAGGCACCAAATACTGCACTGTCTCTTGGTTTTGGTATCTCCCCACTTGTCCCAAAAGACTACCTGGTGGCAATAGAATGGATGAACTGAAGGCTGCTGGACAGGAAAGCAGTGTTAAAGCAAGCTCAGAAAAAGACTCTGAAATAGGTGCTGATACAAGGATATAA
- the LOC140653895 gene encoding solute carrier family 23 member 1-like isoform X3, translating into MTLSSDKELNGLDNPSFVGEDGSHYCSSLDHAACGPEEGGGMGHSGSKLAYSVTDVPPWYLCILLGIQHFLTAMGGLVAIPLILSKELCLQHDLLTQSHLISTIFFVSGICTLLQVLFGVRLPIIQGGTFAFLTPTLAMLSLPMWKCPAWTQNATLVNASSPEFIEVWQTRMREDYFFHSSVLSVPERCPCAAAVLPERQEVPSLPGLPLPDLPVTDVLPADPTAYGHLARTDTRGDVLSQAPWFRLPYPGQWGVPTVSLAGIFGILAGVISSMLESVGDYYACARLSGAPPPPKHAISRGIGVEGIGSLLAGAWGTGNGTTSYSENVGALGITKVGSRMVIIAGACAMLLSGIFGKVGAMLASIPTPVIGGMFLVMFGVITAVGISNLQYTDMNSSRNIFIFGFSVFAGLTVPNWASKNSTLLETGIIQLDQVIQVLLTTGMFVGGLLGFILDNTIPGTQEERGLLAWKNSHKGEVENSQLVSKVYDLPFGIGTKYCTVSWFWYLPTCPKRLPGGNRMDELKAAGQESSVKASSEKDSEIGADTRI; encoded by the exons ATGACGCTCTCCTCAGACAAAGAGCTCAACGGGCTAGATAACCCCAGCTTCGTG GGTGAAGATGGGAGCCACTACTGCTCCTCACTGGATCATGCTGCCTGCGGCCCAGAGGAAGGCGGGGGCATGGGGCACAGCGGCAGCAAGCTTGCCTACAGCGTCACAGATGTGCCCCCCTGGTACCTGTGCATCCTGCTGGGCATTCAG CATTTCCTGACAGCCATGGGAGGTCTCGTAGCCATCCCGCTGATCCTCTCCAAGGAGCTTTGCCTCCAGCACGACCTTCTCACCCAGAGCCACCTGATCAGCACCATCTTCTTTGTCTCAGGGATTTGCACCCTGCTGCAAGTCCTCTTTGGAGTCAG GTTGCCTATTATTCAAGGAGGCACTTTTGCATTCCTGACCCCAACCTTGGCCATGCTGTCTCTCCCCATGTGGAAGTGCCCTGCCTGGACACAGAATGCTACCCTGGTGAATGCCTCTTCACCAGAGTTCATCGAAGTCTGGCAGACACGGATGCGAGAG GACTATTTCTTTCATAGTTCTGTTCTCTCAGTACCTGAAAGATGTCCCTGTGCCGCTGCCGTCTTACCAGAGAGGCAAGAAGTGCCATCTCTCCCCGGTCTACCTCTTCCAGATCTTCCCG TGACCGACGTCCTCCCTGCGGACCCCACTGCCTACGGCCACCTGGCCCGGACGGACACCCGTGGGGATGTTTTGTCCCAGGCTCCCTGGTTTCGGCTGCCTTACCCAG GCCAGTGGGGAGTGCCAACCGTCAGCCTGGCTGGGATATTTGGCATCTTAGCTGGAGTGATTTCCTCCATGCTGGAGTCCGTGGGAGATTACTATGCCTGCGCCCGCCTGTCtggggccccgccgccgccgaaGCACGCCATCAGCCGCGGCATCGGGGTGGAAGGCATCGGCAGCCTACTGGCTGGGGCctgggggacggggaatggCACCACATCGTACAGCGAGAACGTGGGGGCCCTGGGCATCACCAAG GTAGGGAGTCGAATGGTGATCATTGCTGGTGCCTGTGCCATGCTCCTGAGCGGCATCTTTGGGAAAGTCGGGGCGATGCTTGCCAGCATACCCACCCCTGTGATCGGAGGCATGTTCCTTGTGATGTTCGGAGTTATCACAGCAGTGGGGATTTCCAATTTGCAG TACACAGATATGAACTCCTCCAGAAACATCTTTATCTTtggattttctgtgtttgctggCCTCACGGTTCCCAACTGGGCAAGCAAAAATAGCACACTGCTGGAAACAG GAATCATCCAGCTGGACCAGGTGATCCAGGTGCTTCTCACCACTGGCATGTTTGTGGGTGGACTCCTGGGCTTTATCCTTGATAACACCATTCCAG GAACACAGGAGGAGCGGGGGCTCCTGGCGTGGAAGAACAGCCACAAGGGAGAGGTGGAGAACTCTCAGCTCGTTTCCAAGGTCTATGATCTTCCATTTGGCATAGGCACCAAATACTGCACTGTCTCTTGGTTTTGGTATCTCCCCACTTGTCCCAAAAGACTACCTGGTGGCAATAGAATGGATGAACTGAAGGCTGCTGGACAGGAAAGCAGTGTTAAAGCAAGCTCAGAAAAAGACTCTGAAATAGGTGCTGATACAAGGATATAA
- the LOC140653895 gene encoding solute carrier family 23 member 1-like isoform X5 — MTLSSDKELNGLDNPSFVGEDGSHYCSSLDHAACGPEEGGGMGHSGSKLAYSVTDVPPWYLCILLGIQHFLTAMGGLVAIPLILSKELCLQHDLLTQSHLISTIFFVSGICTLLQVLFGVRLPIIQGGTFAFLTPTLAMLSLPMWKCPAWTQNATLVNASSPEFIEVWQTRMREDYFFHSSVLSVPERCPCAAAVLPERQEVPSLPGLPLPDLPGQWGVPTVSLAGIFGILAGVISSMLESVGDYYACARLSGAPPPPKHAISRGIGVEGIGSLLAGAWGTGNGTTSYSENVGALGITKVGSRMVIIAGACAMLLSGIFGKVGAMLASIPTPVIGGMFLVMFGVITAVGISNLQYTDMNSSRNIFIFGFSVFAGLTVPNWASKNSTLLETGIIQLDQVIQVLLTTGMFVGGLLGFILDNTIPGTQEERGLLAWKNSHKGEVENSQLVSKVYDLPFGIGTKYCTVSWFWYLPTCPKRLPGGNRMDELKAAGQESSVKASSEKDSEIGADTRI; from the exons ATGACGCTCTCCTCAGACAAAGAGCTCAACGGGCTAGATAACCCCAGCTTCGTG GGTGAAGATGGGAGCCACTACTGCTCCTCACTGGATCATGCTGCCTGCGGCCCAGAGGAAGGCGGGGGCATGGGGCACAGCGGCAGCAAGCTTGCCTACAGCGTCACAGATGTGCCCCCCTGGTACCTGTGCATCCTGCTGGGCATTCAG CATTTCCTGACAGCCATGGGAGGTCTCGTAGCCATCCCGCTGATCCTCTCCAAGGAGCTTTGCCTCCAGCACGACCTTCTCACCCAGAGCCACCTGATCAGCACCATCTTCTTTGTCTCAGGGATTTGCACCCTGCTGCAAGTCCTCTTTGGAGTCAG GTTGCCTATTATTCAAGGAGGCACTTTTGCATTCCTGACCCCAACCTTGGCCATGCTGTCTCTCCCCATGTGGAAGTGCCCTGCCTGGACACAGAATGCTACCCTGGTGAATGCCTCTTCACCAGAGTTCATCGAAGTCTGGCAGACACGGATGCGAGAG GACTATTTCTTTCATAGTTCTGTTCTCTCAGTACCTGAAAGATGTCCCTGTGCCGCTGCCGTCTTACCAGAGAGGCAAGAAGTGCCATCTCTCCCCGGTCTACCTCTTCCAGATCTTCCCG GCCAGTGGGGAGTGCCAACCGTCAGCCTGGCTGGGATATTTGGCATCTTAGCTGGAGTGATTTCCTCCATGCTGGAGTCCGTGGGAGATTACTATGCCTGCGCCCGCCTGTCtggggccccgccgccgccgaaGCACGCCATCAGCCGCGGCATCGGGGTGGAAGGCATCGGCAGCCTACTGGCTGGGGCctgggggacggggaatggCACCACATCGTACAGCGAGAACGTGGGGGCCCTGGGCATCACCAAG GTAGGGAGTCGAATGGTGATCATTGCTGGTGCCTGTGCCATGCTCCTGAGCGGCATCTTTGGGAAAGTCGGGGCGATGCTTGCCAGCATACCCACCCCTGTGATCGGAGGCATGTTCCTTGTGATGTTCGGAGTTATCACAGCAGTGGGGATTTCCAATTTGCAG TACACAGATATGAACTCCTCCAGAAACATCTTTATCTTtggattttctgtgtttgctggCCTCACGGTTCCCAACTGGGCAAGCAAAAATAGCACACTGCTGGAAACAG GAATCATCCAGCTGGACCAGGTGATCCAGGTGCTTCTCACCACTGGCATGTTTGTGGGTGGACTCCTGGGCTTTATCCTTGATAACACCATTCCAG GAACACAGGAGGAGCGGGGGCTCCTGGCGTGGAAGAACAGCCACAAGGGAGAGGTGGAGAACTCTCAGCTCGTTTCCAAGGTCTATGATCTTCCATTTGGCATAGGCACCAAATACTGCACTGTCTCTTGGTTTTGGTATCTCCCCACTTGTCCCAAAAGACTACCTGGTGGCAATAGAATGGATGAACTGAAGGCTGCTGGACAGGAAAGCAGTGTTAAAGCAAGCTCAGAAAAAGACTCTGAAATAGGTGCTGATACAAGGATATAA
- the LOC140653895 gene encoding solute carrier family 23 member 1-like isoform X6: MTLSSDKELNGLDNPSFVGEDGSHYCSSLDHAACGPEEGGGMGHSGSKLAYSVTDVPPWYLCILLGIQHFLTAMGGLVAIPLILSKELCLQHDLLTQSHLISTIFFVSGICTLLQVLFGVRLPIIQGGTFAFLTPTLAMLSLPMWKCPAWTQNATLVNASSPEFIEVWQTRMREVQGAIIVASCFQIFVGFSGLIGFLMRFIGPLTIAPTITLVALPLFDSAGDEAGQHWGIAFMTISFIVLFSQYLKDVPVPLPSYQRGKKCHLSPVYLFQIFPVLLGLSLSWLLCYVLTVTDVLPADPTAYGHLARTDTRGDVLSQAPWFRLPYPGRESNGDHCWCLCHAPERHLWESRGDACQHTHPCDRRHVPCDVRSYHSSGDFQFAGIIQLDQVIQVLLTTGMFVGGLLGFILDNTIPGTQEERGLLAWKNSHKGEVENSQLVSKVYDLPFGIGTKYCTVSWFWYLPTCPKRLPGGNRMDELKAAGQESSVKASSEKDSEIGADTRI; encoded by the exons ATGACGCTCTCCTCAGACAAAGAGCTCAACGGGCTAGATAACCCCAGCTTCGTG GGTGAAGATGGGAGCCACTACTGCTCCTCACTGGATCATGCTGCCTGCGGCCCAGAGGAAGGCGGGGGCATGGGGCACAGCGGCAGCAAGCTTGCCTACAGCGTCACAGATGTGCCCCCCTGGTACCTGTGCATCCTGCTGGGCATTCAG CATTTCCTGACAGCCATGGGAGGTCTCGTAGCCATCCCGCTGATCCTCTCCAAGGAGCTTTGCCTCCAGCACGACCTTCTCACCCAGAGCCACCTGATCAGCACCATCTTCTTTGTCTCAGGGATTTGCACCCTGCTGCAAGTCCTCTTTGGAGTCAG GTTGCCTATTATTCAAGGAGGCACTTTTGCATTCCTGACCCCAACCTTGGCCATGCTGTCTCTCCCCATGTGGAAGTGCCCTGCCTGGACACAGAATGCTACCCTGGTGAATGCCTCTTCACCAGAGTTCATCGAAGTCTGGCAGACACGGATGCGAGAG GTGCAAGGAGCTATCATTGTAGCTTCCTGCTTTCAAATCTTCGTTGGATTTTCTGGCCTGATTGGATTTCTGATGAGGTTCATCGGCCCCCTGACAATTGCCCCCACCATCACCTTGGTTGCACTACCTCTCTTTGACTCGGCTGGGGATgaggctgggcagcactggggcatAGCATTCAT GACTATTTCTTTCATAGTTCTGTTCTCTCAGTACCTGAAAGATGTCCCTGTGCCGCTGCCGTCTTACCAGAGAGGCAAGAAGTGCCATCTCTCCCCGGTCTACCTCTTCCAGATCTTCCCG gtgctgctggggctctcCCTGAGCTGGCTGCTGTGCTATGTGCTGACAGTGACCGACGTCCTCCCTGCGGACCCCACTGCCTACGGCCACCTGGCCCGGACGGACACCCGTGGGGATGTTTTGTCCCAGGCTCCCTGGTTTCGGCTGCCTTACCCAG GTAGGGAGTCGAATGGTGATCATTGCTGGTGCCTGTGCCATGCTCCTGAGCGGCATCTTTGGGAAAGTCGGGGCGATGCTTGCCAGCATACCCACCCCTGTGATCGGAGGCATGTTCCTTGTGATGTTCGGAGTTATCACAGCAGTGGGGATTTCCAATTTGCAG GAATCATCCAGCTGGACCAGGTGATCCAGGTGCTTCTCACCACTGGCATGTTTGTGGGTGGACTCCTGGGCTTTATCCTTGATAACACCATTCCAG GAACACAGGAGGAGCGGGGGCTCCTGGCGTGGAAGAACAGCCACAAGGGAGAGGTGGAGAACTCTCAGCTCGTTTCCAAGGTCTATGATCTTCCATTTGGCATAGGCACCAAATACTGCACTGTCTCTTGGTTTTGGTATCTCCCCACTTGTCCCAAAAGACTACCTGGTGGCAATAGAATGGATGAACTGAAGGCTGCTGGACAGGAAAGCAGTGTTAAAGCAAGCTCAGAAAAAGACTCTGAAATAGGTGCTGATACAAGGATATAA
- the LOC140653895 gene encoding solute carrier family 23 member 1-like isoform X2 has translation MGATTAPHWIMLPAAQRKAGAWGTAAASLPTASQMCPPGTCASCWAFRLPIIQGGTFAFLTPTLAMLSLPMWKCPAWTQNATLVNASSPEFIEVWQTRMREVQGAIIVASCFQIFVGFSGLIGFLMRFIGPLTIAPTITLVALPLFDSAGDEAGQHWGIAFMTISFIVLFSQYLKDVPVPLPSYQRGKKCHLSPVYLFQIFPVLLGLSLSWLLCYVLTVTDVLPADPTAYGHLARTDTRGDVLSQAPWFRLPYPGQWGVPTVSLAGIFGILAGVISSMLESVGDYYACARLSGAPPPPKHAISRGIGVEGIGSLLAGAWGTGNGTTSYSENVGALGITKVGSRMVIIAGACAMLLSGIFGKVGAMLASIPTPVIGGMFLVMFGVITAVGISNLQYTDMNSSRNIFIFGFSVFAGLTVPNWASKNSTLLETGIIQLDQVIQVLLTTGMFVGGLLGFILDNTIPGTQEERGLLAWKNSHKGEVENSQLVSKVYDLPFGIGTKYCTVSWFWYLPTCPKRLPGGNRMDELKAAGQESSVKASSEKDSEIGADTRI, from the exons ATGGGAGCCACTACTGCTCCTCACTGGATCATGCTGCCTGCGGCCCAGAGGAAGGCGGGGGCATGGGGCACAGCGGCAGCAAGCTTGCCTACAGCGTCACAGATGTGCCCCCCTGGTACCTGTGCATCCTGCTGGGCATTCAG GTTGCCTATTATTCAAGGAGGCACTTTTGCATTCCTGACCCCAACCTTGGCCATGCTGTCTCTCCCCATGTGGAAGTGCCCTGCCTGGACACAGAATGCTACCCTGGTGAATGCCTCTTCACCAGAGTTCATCGAAGTCTGGCAGACACGGATGCGAGAG GTGCAAGGAGCTATCATTGTAGCTTCCTGCTTTCAAATCTTCGTTGGATTTTCTGGCCTGATTGGATTTCTGATGAGGTTCATCGGCCCCCTGACAATTGCCCCCACCATCACCTTGGTTGCACTACCTCTCTTTGACTCGGCTGGGGATgaggctgggcagcactggggcatAGCATTCAT GACTATTTCTTTCATAGTTCTGTTCTCTCAGTACCTGAAAGATGTCCCTGTGCCGCTGCCGTCTTACCAGAGAGGCAAGAAGTGCCATCTCTCCCCGGTCTACCTCTTCCAGATCTTCCCG gtgctgctggggctctcCCTGAGCTGGCTGCTGTGCTATGTGCTGACAGTGACCGACGTCCTCCCTGCGGACCCCACTGCCTACGGCCACCTGGCCCGGACGGACACCCGTGGGGATGTTTTGTCCCAGGCTCCCTGGTTTCGGCTGCCTTACCCAG GCCAGTGGGGAGTGCCAACCGTCAGCCTGGCTGGGATATTTGGCATCTTAGCTGGAGTGATTTCCTCCATGCTGGAGTCCGTGGGAGATTACTATGCCTGCGCCCGCCTGTCtggggccccgccgccgccgaaGCACGCCATCAGCCGCGGCATCGGGGTGGAAGGCATCGGCAGCCTACTGGCTGGGGCctgggggacggggaatggCACCACATCGTACAGCGAGAACGTGGGGGCCCTGGGCATCACCAAG GTAGGGAGTCGAATGGTGATCATTGCTGGTGCCTGTGCCATGCTCCTGAGCGGCATCTTTGGGAAAGTCGGGGCGATGCTTGCCAGCATACCCACCCCTGTGATCGGAGGCATGTTCCTTGTGATGTTCGGAGTTATCACAGCAGTGGGGATTTCCAATTTGCAG TACACAGATATGAACTCCTCCAGAAACATCTTTATCTTtggattttctgtgtttgctggCCTCACGGTTCCCAACTGGGCAAGCAAAAATAGCACACTGCTGGAAACAG GAATCATCCAGCTGGACCAGGTGATCCAGGTGCTTCTCACCACTGGCATGTTTGTGGGTGGACTCCTGGGCTTTATCCTTGATAACACCATTCCAG GAACACAGGAGGAGCGGGGGCTCCTGGCGTGGAAGAACAGCCACAAGGGAGAGGTGGAGAACTCTCAGCTCGTTTCCAAGGTCTATGATCTTCCATTTGGCATAGGCACCAAATACTGCACTGTCTCTTGGTTTTGGTATCTCCCCACTTGTCCCAAAAGACTACCTGGTGGCAATAGAATGGATGAACTGAAGGCTGCTGGACAGGAAAGCAGTGTTAAAGCAAGCTCAGAAAAAGACTCTGAAATAGGTGCTGATACAAGGATATAA